In the Heterodontus francisci isolate sHetFra1 chromosome 6, sHetFra1.hap1, whole genome shotgun sequence genome, one interval contains:
- the LOC137371386 gene encoding BTB/POZ domain-containing protein KCTD21-like isoform X2: MSDPITLNVGGKLYTSSLATLTRYPDSMLGVMFSGKMPSTSDQHGNFFIDRDGKIFRYILNFLRTSNLDLPDDFQEVGLLKREADFYQIQPLIEALQERESENAKAERNAMLNISLDQRLQTVYFTVKPAPQMYNLTSCSTEVFDANIFCTSAEFLKHLSSKFCYFVNGKLLPIGYEKKDPHHLTLQWVGHVAVLPEDEYTRQNLKRLWIVPTNEQVNNFQLFVEEVLKTAMSDGFHVDSLQPDSSDFMNYKVLRLVRYK; this comes from the coding sequence ATGTCTGACCCTATAACATTAAATGTAGGAGGAAAGTTATACACCAGTTCTCTAGCAACTTTAACGCGTTATCCAGACTCGATGCTGGGTGTCATGTTCAGTGGGAAAATGCCCTCAACTAGTGATCAGCATGGTAATTTCTTCATTGACAGAGATGGAAAAATATTTCGATATATTCTAAATTTTCTGCGCACGTCAAACCTAGACCTCCCGGATGATTTTCAAGAAGTAGGGCTCTTGAAGAGAGAAGCTGACTTTTACCAGATTCAACCTTTGATAGAGGCTTTGCAGGAGAGAGAATCTGAAAATGCCAAAGCAGAAAGGAATGCAATGCTCAACATTTCTTTGGATCAAAGACTGCAGACTGTGTACTTCACAGTTAAACCAGCCCCACAAATGTACAACCTAACCTCATGTAGCACAGAGGTCTTTGATGCAAACATATTTTGCACATCAGCTGAATTCTTGAAGCACTTGAGCTCCAAGTTTTGTTACTTTGTCAATGGTAAACTTTTACCAATTGGTTATGAGAAAAAGGATCCACACCATTTGACACTACAGTGGGTTGGACATGTTGCAGTGTTGCCTGAAGATGAATACACAAGACAGAATTTAAAAAGACTATGGATTGTACCAACAAATGAGCAAGTTAACAATTTTCAGTTGTTTGTAGAGGAAGTGTTAAAAACAGCAATGAGTGATGGATTCCATGTGGATTCATTACAGCCAGATTCCTCTGACTTCATGAATTATAAGGTACTACGTTTAGTCCGGTATAAATAG